A stretch of the Flavobacteriales bacterium genome encodes the following:
- a CDS encoding HD domain-containing protein → MEQSKEEFLSIIRNEIQSIFEGEGSGHDWWHIYRVTETAKSIARQEQANIFLVELAALLHDLGDHKLFDDSQEKLIGELLQKHHCPNNLITEVLNIVKSVSYKGAHVKTTPLTLEGKIVQDADRLDAIGAIGIARAFAYGGHHNRLMYHPEQTPELHDNFESYKNSKGHTINHFYEKLLLLKDRMQTQTGKELAKKRHQYMESFLQQFYLEWNGQLDSI, encoded by the coding sequence ATGGAACAATCTAAAGAGGAGTTTTTATCCATTATTCGTAACGAAATTCAATCTATTTTTGAAGGAGAAGGATCTGGACACGATTGGTGGCATATTTATAGAGTGACTGAAACGGCAAAATCAATCGCTCGACAAGAACAAGCCAATATTTTCTTAGTTGAATTAGCTGCCCTACTCCATGACCTGGGTGATCATAAACTATTTGATGATTCACAAGAGAAATTAATAGGTGAATTATTGCAAAAACACCATTGCCCGAACAATCTTATAACAGAAGTATTAAACATTGTAAAGTCAGTTTCGTACAAAGGGGCCCATGTTAAAACGACTCCCTTAACACTTGAAGGTAAAATAGTACAAGACGCTGACCGCCTAGATGCTATAGGAGCTATTGGTATAGCAAGAGCTTTTGCATATGGAGGTCATCACAATCGACTGATGTATCACCCTGAACAAACTCCTGAATTACACGATAATTTTGAAAGCTATAAAAATAGTAAAGGCCATACCATTAACCATTTTTATGAGAAGCTACTTTTGTTAAAAGACAGAATGCAAACACAAACAGGAAAAGAATTAGCAAAAAAAAGACACCAATATATGGAGTCTTTTTTACAACAGTTTTACTTAGAGTGGAATGGGCAATTAGATTCAATCTAA
- a CDS encoding thiazole synthase — MEQHLKIGDQVFNSRLFTGTGKFSSVEVMEEALLASKSELVTVALKRVELKNEQDSILNHLKHERINLLPNTSGVRNAKEAVFAAELAREALETNFIKLEIHPDPKYLMPDPVETLIATEELVKKGFIVMPYIHADPVLCKRLEEVGTAAVMPLGSPIGSNKGLLTADFLKIIIDQAKVPVVVDAGIGAPSHAAYAMEIGADAVLVNTAIAVSDNPVQMAKAFQMAVEAGRMAYEAKLGAQNIVAKASSPLTSFLD, encoded by the coding sequence ATGGAGCAGCATTTAAAAATAGGAGATCAAGTTTTTAACTCAAGGTTATTTACAGGTACAGGAAAGTTTAGTTCTGTTGAGGTGATGGAAGAGGCACTCTTAGCTTCAAAATCTGAGTTAGTAACTGTTGCTTTAAAAAGAGTGGAATTGAAAAATGAACAAGATTCCATTTTAAATCATTTGAAGCATGAACGCATTAATCTTTTACCGAATACTTCTGGAGTAAGAAATGCTAAAGAAGCTGTTTTTGCTGCTGAATTAGCACGTGAAGCATTAGAAACGAATTTTATTAAGCTAGAAATACATCCAGATCCTAAATATTTAATGCCCGATCCTGTTGAGACATTGATAGCTACTGAAGAGCTTGTTAAAAAAGGTTTTATTGTGATGCCTTATATTCATGCTGATCCAGTTTTATGTAAGCGTTTAGAAGAGGTAGGAACTGCTGCAGTGATGCCTTTAGGTTCTCCAATTGGAAGTAATAAAGGATTATTGACGGCTGATTTTTTAAAGATTATTATAGATCAAGCAAAAGTTCCTGTAGTGGTTGATGCAGGAATAGGGGCTCCATCTCATGCTGCCTATGCTATGGAAATTGGAGCCGATGCAGTGTTGGTCAATACAGCTATTGCAGTATCGGATAATCCCGTTCAAATGGCAAAAGCTTTTCAAATGGCTGTTGAAGCTGGGAGAATGGCTTACGAAGCGAAGTTAGGAGCTCAAAATATTGTAGCCAAAGCAAGTAGCCCACTGACCAGTTTTTTAGATTGA